The following are encoded together in the Plasmodium malariae genome assembly, chromosome: 1 genome:
- the PmUG01_01028200 gene encoding conserved Plasmodium protein, unknown function: MLNEIKNAVQNENLNSMNCYNNVNQGIYFDEYVPPSRLTSEVLTENIRTEISSKIRKDLVARYKDVCIFDEDECKTKEKIIGNVQGVAQGVELDAQVEEGDIDVKEAHGVLEVQVEMEAQEDATDKQEEVKEAQMKEKEEIRELQEVKELEEVKGKEEVEELEEVKGQEEVEELEEVKGQEEVEELEEVKGQEEVEELEEVKGQEEVEELEEVKGQEEVEELQVKEQEMKKQEVKELEEVKEQEEVEELQVKEQEMKKQEVKELQEVKETQEEVKDAQEVKEKEEVKDAQDVKEKEEVKEVQEELKEAQEKAKETAEAKEVQEESKEAQGEAKSQEESKAQEMAVTEAQTDIGVKARQEQKESYDYSALLLEDLSDDVLMLIKKKYEERKRLQSTIKTDKFFSCGRIYPLSYVKKEGEPEKLEKSEKQEEPDKVDILDDKIEGALAPPEVSKETSRVSAEGPLIPDDSFTYRLSAKEDFDAIVRSSISTYSCALSKKILIQGKICITHDSVYFISLFNAFFSKNSVVRINYDAIQLVEKISSFHFIPNALKVVTKNKSFLFTSFVHRDHAYNVINDMIRNYNNVGEIPKKGIVIDSNEELVDDDDEEIKEEVQEEVEEKHDHEQEKSVKAREGTPNIEEGLRRTNYIFGGNLKEADEQPGDDVTNVITDKLDRGVKIESRKNALPMKISSKEEDILKEKKYIQCNNHIDSLYIHEYYFKQLFLDIFSKFDNDNPLVRNVLEKNPKNLNYDNLRNLDKIYEQNKFFTCEFLYNVSLFDDDKKKKVFGMPSRSNVKEKLSFFFFENNIIIQKVLVLLCNVPLAGCFHTVVTVHMHNVVGDKGNQVRHNNEHHNNTHIDFFYDISFVKHTFFKGQIKSNAMPELEKSLINLKRYTTEAIKKRYKKCNIHKKEDGYNYYYDNDVVHKTERYNAMQTNEDSRRPIRDEENIISMVENPRFEIDEISIYPKDFINEMSTVSTLFSKCSTARDSVISYFNKHVDFSPQNLTNNIGNGKKRKKRKKRKKRNTTHG; the protein is encoded by the coding sequence atgttaaatgaaataaaaaatgctgttcagaatgaaaatttaaatagcatgaattgttataataatgtaaaccAAGGAATTTATTTTGATGAATATGTACCTCCATCGAGATTGACCTCGGAGGTGCTGACTGAAAATATTAGAACAGAAATTTCTTCAAAAATACGGAAAGATTTAGTTGCAAGGTATAAAGACGTTTGTATATTTGATGAAGATGAATgcaaaacaaaagaaaaaataataggaaATGTCCAAGGTGTTGCTCAGGGGGTGGAACTGGATGCACAAGTTGAGGAGGGTGATATAGACGTGAAAGAGGCACATGGGGTATTAGAAGTACAAGTGGAAATGGAAGCTCAGGAAGACGCTACAGATAAACAGGAGGAGGTTAAGGAAGCACAAATGAAAGAGAAAGAGGAAATAAGAGAATTACAAGAAGTGAAAGAACTAGAAGAAGTGAAAGGGAAAGAAGAGGTGGAAGAATTAGAAGAAGTGAAAGGGCAAGAAGAGGTGGAAGAATTAGAAGAAGTGAAAGGGCAAGAAGAGGTGGAAGAATTAGAAGAAGTGAAAGGGCAAGAAGAGGTGGAAGAATTAGAAGAAGTGAAAGGGCAAGAAGAGGTGGAAGAATTAGAAGAAGTGAAAGGGCAAGAAGAGGTAGAAGAATTACAAGTGAAAGAAcaagaaatgaaaaagcaAGAAGTTAAAGAATTAGAAGAAGTGAAAGAGCAAGAAGAGGTAGAAGAATTACAAGTGAAAGAAcaagaaatgaaaaagcaAGAAGTTAAAGAATTACAAGAAGTAAAAGAAACACAAGAAGAGGTAAAAGATGCACAAGAAGTGAAAGAGAAAGAAGAGGTAAAAGATGCACAAGATGTGAAAGAGAAAGAAGAAGTGAAGGAAGTGCAGGAGGAACTGAAAGAAGCACaagaaaaagcaaaagaaaCTGCAGAAGCAAAAGAAGTACAAGAGGAATCGAAAGAAGCACAGGGAGAAGCGAAATCACAAGAGGAATCGAAAGCACAAGAGATGGCAGTAACAGAGGCGCAAACGGATATAGGGGTAAAAGCACGACAGGAACAAAAGGAATCGTATGATTATAGTGCGTTATTGCTAGAGGATCTGAGTGACGATGTGCTaatgttaattaaaaaaaaatatgaagaaagaAAGAGATTGCAGTCAACAATAAAAAcagataaattttttagttGTGGAAGAATTTATCCACTCAgttatgttaaaaaagagGGGGAACCGGAGAAGTTAGAGAAGTCAGAGAAGCAGGAGGAGCCGGATAAGGTAGACATACTGGACGATAAAATCGAAGGTGCATTAGCACCTCCGGAAGTAAGTAAAGAAACCAGTAGAGTTTCTGCGGAGGGACCGCTTATACCAGACGACAGTTTTACGTACCGATTATCTGCAAAAGAAGATTTCGATGCAATAGTAAGGAGCTCCATAAGTACATACAGTTGTGCCTTATCAAAGAAGATACTAATTCAAGGAAAGATATGTATAACTCATGATAGTGTATATTTCATTTCTCTAtttaatgcttttttttcaaaaaattcgGTAGTAAGAATAAATTACGATGCTATACAATTAGTAGAGAAAATatcttcttttcattttattccaAATGCTCTTAAAGttgtaacaaaaaataaatcattctTATTCACTTCATTTGTGCATAGAGACCATGCTTATAACGTGATAAATGATATGATTCGGAACTACAATAATGTAGGTGAAATTCCTAAAAAGGGTATAGTGATTGATAGCAATGAAGAATTAgttgatgatgatgatgaagagATAAAGGAAGAAGTACAGGAAGAAGTAGAGGAAAAGCATGACCATGAACAGGAAAAAAGCGTAAAAGCAAGGGAAGGCACTCCAAATATAGAGGAAGGTCTACGAAGGACTAACTACATTTTTGGGGGCAACTTAAAAGAAGCAGATGAACAACCAGGTGATGATGTGACAAATGTAATAACTGACAAATTGGATAGGGGTGTTAAGATAGAATCTAGAAAGAATGCTCTACCAATGAAAATTAGTTCTAAAGAAGAAGATAttttaaaggaaaagaaatatatacaatgtaATAATCATATAGATAGTCtttatatacatgaatattattttaagcaattatttttagacattttttctaaatttgaTAATGATAATCCTTTAGTTAGAAACGTATTGGAAAAAAAtccaaaaaatttaaattatgataatttacgaaatttagataaaatatatgaacaaaataaatttttcacttgtgaatttttatataatgtttctttatttgatgatgataaaaaaaaaaaagtatttggAATGCCATCCAGATCGAATgtgaaagaaaaattaagttttttcttttttgaaaataacataattattcaaaaagTTTTAGTTCTGTTATGTAATGTTCCACTTGCTGGATGCTTCCACACAGTTGTTActgtacatatgcataacGTTGTAGGTGATAAAGGGAACCAGGTTAGGCATAACAATGAGCACCATAATAATACACatattgattttttttatgatatttcTTTTGTTAAACATACCTTTTTTAAGGgtcaaataaaaagtaatgcAATGCCAGAGTTAGAAAAATCTCTAATAAACTTAAAGAGATACACTACTGAAGCTATTAAAAagagatataaaaaatgtaatatccATAAAAAGGAGGATGggtataattattattatgataatgaCGTTGTACACAAAACTGAACGTTATAATGCTATGCAGACAAATGAAGACAGCAGAAGACCCATAAGGGACGAAGAAAACATCATATCTATGGTTGAAAATCCTAGATTCGAAATTGACGAAATTTCGATCTATCCAAAGGACTTTATAAATGAGATGAGCACTGTTAGTACTCTATTTTCGAAATGTAGCACTGCAAGGGATAGTGTGATAAGTTACTTTAACAAACATGTGGACTTCTCCCCCCAGAATTTGACGAATAATATAggtaatggaaaaaaaagaaaaaaaagaaaaaaaagaaaaaaaagaaataccaCGCACGGGTGA
- the PmUG01_01027700 gene encoding conserved Plasmodium protein, unknown function, protein MVVRLERVDNPQMRNLSFSKSNNDGSNPSPSYPITHHEKSNIDNYYTYNDNGKGQKQFYSLTNYNNEHDIRNNSLTAIGTTPSYSNTNDSRKRKFCNYQNVCYNQNIGNSRDNYQLKDCIFKDLKKPGNCYLDPFRSNCQSLGGYPVHRNETLVLANVQREIATTNNSTNCRGGTAQYGKNVVAYNYSRNGGGGGQYPYASFRKKRKLPTQGESQVYHKINESSVVCTFPNELCCTNGTNNNTAVVNEYSSNAEKKYNQCSNGASIHAKWKRSSDNTGVRMHTKVKEYSTELQADNGFTKEDEITKGESEGGKLAHLSSYSAHSTHNTSSTHNRHSTHNTSSTNNRYSTHNTSSTNNRHSTHNTSSTHNNNDNNVNVSSEKRKKKKGNNDVQRKYNILREAYEYFASRNVQNEREVNSSDEEEDTTPEDNVAKDKDITTKDEDITTKDEGITTKDEGITTKDEGITTKDEGITTKDEGITTKDEGITTKDEGITTKDEGITTKDEGITTKDEGITTKDEDLTTNNEDSHYSKNICNVCKEKTYKYRCPFCEIKYCSLICSKTHKSIFKCKNKLKKNFKLKNVGRLNFDENLLHRDFLYLQNVERIIEGNYKFIKIKEYETTKLWLVVYKKLKNILKKKKIYLLKAPIYTKLHKDNKTYISNNEIFWMIKITFINANVFIFLDDISEHTTFMQVLNMACKKMDTLEAKIGITYIKNMDAIRVSLHNNVRTMGKGGAKQEGRAEEGGMEERGEEEGGMEERGEEEGGMEERGEEEGENEKKSTFFSIHHTINNALFGQSFYEYPHFLFEVVHEDNVPVLNLSYDIIPQKEVIIRRTD, encoded by the coding sequence ATGGTGGTTCGACTCGAACGAGTGGATAACCCACAGATGAGAAACTTATCTTTTTCTAAATCAAACAATGATGGAAGTAATCCTTCTCCTAGCTACCCTATTACGCATCATGAAAAATCGAACATAGATAActattatacatacaatgATAATGGGAAAGGAcaaaaacaattttatagCCTTACAAATTACAACAATGAACACGATATTAGAAATAACAGCTTGACAGCAATAGGTACTACTCCCTCATATAGCAATACAAATGATagtagaaaaagaaaattttgtaattacCAAAATGTATGTTATAATCAAAACATAGGGAATAGTAGAGACAACTATCAGTTAAAGGACTGCATATTCAAGGATTTGAAAAAACCAGGAAACTGTTACCTTGACCCCTTTCGCTCAAATTGTCAATCGTTAGGTGGATATCCTGTGCATAGAAATGAAACGTTAGTACTGGCAAATGTCCAAAGGGAAATTGCTACCACGAACAATAGCACTAATTGTAGAGGTGGTACGGCACAGTATGGTAAGAACGTAGTTGCGTATAACTACAGCCGGAATGGTGGGGGGGGCGGTCAGTACCCCTACGCCTCGTTCAGAAAGAAGAGGAAACTGCCAACACAAGGCGAAAGTCAAGtttatcataaaattaatgaaagcAGTGTTGTTTGCACATTCCCCAATGAATTGTGCTGTACCAATGGTACAAATAACAATACTGCAGTTGTAAATGAATACAGTTCGAACGCTGAAAAAAAGTACAACCAATGTAGTAATGGAGCCTCTATTCATGCAAAATGGAAGCGCAGTAGTGACAACACGGGGGTACGGATGCATACCAAGGTAAAAGAATACTCAACAGAGTTACAAGCTGATAATGGTTTTACAAAAGAAGATGAGATTACTAAGGGCGAAAGTGAAGGAGGGAAACTCGCGCATTTATCATCATACAGTGCGCATAGTACGCACAATACGAGTAGTACACATAATAGGCATAGTACACACAATACGAGTAGTACAAATAATAGGTATAGTACACACAATACGAGTAGTACAAATAATAGGCATAGTACACACAATACGAGTAGTACACATAATAATAACGACaataatgtaaatgtatcctcagaaaaaagaaaaaagaaaaaaggtaATAATGACGTTCAGAGAAAGTACAACATATTAAGAGAAGCGTATGAATACTTTGCAAGTCGAAACGTGCAAAATGAGAGGGAAGTGAACAGCTCAGATGAGGAGGAAGATACAACACCAGAAGACAATGTTGCAAAAGATAAAGACATAACCACTAAAGATGAAGACATAACTACTAAAGATGAAGGCATAACTACTAAAGATGAAGGCATAACTACTAAAGATGAAGGCATAACTACTAAAGATGAAGGCATAACTACTAAAGATGAAGGCATAACTACTAAAGATGAAGGCATAACTACTAAAGATGAAGGCATAACTACTAAAGATGAAGGCATAACTACTAAAGATGAAGGCATAACTACTAAAGATGAAGGCATAACTACTAAAGATGAAGATTTAACTACTAATAATGAAGACAGTCATTATAGTAAAAACATCTGTAATGTGTGTAAAGAAAAAACGTACAAGTATAGATGCCCCTTTTGTGAAATAAAGTATTGCTCTTTAATTTGTTCAAAAACtcataaaagtatatttaaatgcaaaaataaattaaaaaaaaattttaaattaaagaatGTTGGAAGATTAAATTTTGATGAGAACTTGTTACATAGAGACTTTTTATACTTACAAAATGTGGAAAGGATTATAGAAGgtaattataaattcattaaaataaaagaatatgaaaCGACCAAATTATGGCTAgttgtttataaaaaattaaaaaatattttaaaaaaaaaaaaaatttatttattaaaagcacctatatatacaaaattacaCAAAGATAACAAGACTTATATTTcgaataatgaaatattctGGATGATCAAAATAACCTTTATAAATgcaaatgtatttatatttcttgaTGATATTTCGGAGCATACTACTTTTATGCAAGTACTTAACATGGCATGCAAGAAAATGGACACGTTAGAAGCTAAGATAGGTATtacttatattaaaaatatggacGCAATACGAGTTTCTTTGCATAACAACGTACGTACGATGGGAAAAGGAGGAGCAAAACAAGAGGGAAGAGCGGAAGAAGGAGGAATGGAAGAGAGAGGAGAGGAAGAGGGAGGAATGGAAGAGAGAGGAGAGGAAGAGGGAGGAATGGAAGAGAGAGGAGAGGAAGAGGGagagaatgaaaaaaaaagcaccTTCTTTTCAATCCACCATACTATCAACAATGCCTTGTTCGGTCAGTCTTTCTATGAGTACCCACATTTCCTTTTTGAAGTTGTTCATGAAGACAACGTACCGGTTCTAAATCTTTCCTATGATATCATACCCCAGAAGGAGGTAATAATCAGACGGACGGATTAG
- the PmUG01_01028000 gene encoding proteasome subunit beta type-4, putative — MTLGPVVTGTSVIALKYKNGIMIAADKKASYGSYAKFQNVQRIFKINNKTVMSFSGELGDAQYLHELLSRVNVNNVTEKKSKYDVHDTKYYHSYVSRLFYNRKNKIDPLFNTIIIAGVNSQEYDDNDKNILLFSDNIKKEEAYKDIDKNDLYIGFVDMHGTNFAADYMTTGYARYFALTLLRNQYKDNMTEDEARTLINECLRILYFRDTTASNKIQIVKVTSKGVEYEQPYILACELNSDKYVYPSTMLPSTGCMW, encoded by the exons ATGACGCTAGGGCCAGTAGTGACAGGAACTTCAGTAATAGCTTTGAAGTacaaaaatggaataatGATTGCAGCAGATAAGAAag CTAGCTATGGGAGTTACGCAAAATTTCAAAATGTCCAAagaatattcaaaataaacaataaaacaGTAATGAGTTTTAGCGGCGAGTTAGGAGATGCCCAGTATTTACATGAATTACTTTCACGTGTTAATGTAAACAATgtaacagaaaaaaagagtaagTATGATGTACATGATACGAAATATTACCATTCATATGTGAGTAGATTGTTTTACAAcagaaagaataaaatagatcctttatttaatacaataataatagctgGAGTAAATTCACAAGAATATGATGacaatgataaaaatatattactctTTTCagataacataaaaaaggaagaagcaTATAAAGatattgataaaaatgatttgTATATTGGTTTTGTTGATATGCATGGAACGAATTTTGCTGCTGATTATATGACTACAGGATATGCTCGTTACTTTGCTTTAACATTGTTAAGAAATCAGTACAAGGATAATATGACTGAAGATGAAGCTCGAACTTTGATTAATGAGTGCTTAAGGATATTGTATTTTCGTGATACAACGGCTTCTAACAAAATACAGATAGTTAAGGTTACTAGCAAAGGAGTGGAGTATGAACAGCCATATATCCTCGCCTGTGAATTAAACTCGGACAAGTACGTCTACCCCTCCACAATGCTGCCCTCTACAGGTTGCATGTGGTAA
- the PmUG01_01027800 gene encoding cactin homolog, putative — MRGKRYRGHDNYERKRKKRGIDRNREREEEGISHSSALYSDESAASIVREKGRRKYYTSSDYSDEENKTNKRTSRVRRGSSHDRYESSSCSSNSSYSSNSSDSSNSSDSSSGSESGSGSSIRGNVSGSNSSIRGKASGSGSSIRGKASGRRSDSSSEDRQKRKRKNKVHDQEREKEKRRKHARNRKRGDELVKRGKEKRRNKKDKCKEKKKKKKKERMREKEKDTMTVKELKRERENLMKRHFNYTDECNPFGDDSLSTPFVWKLKNKYEKIKNDNIMKITTNSLLQNCVSKISEIEEVKKRREEREKEKALLEDYKLQLEKQRNQINVKEYLEKEQIFFINQHLQSSTHRITHNMLLHSDIFRQAVHIVDQRDVQNVYVPHFRTPFYVILEGLKKRELQNCTKQVKLFLQHDKLFNEEKYNKYWTSLLFFCEHYLEKINSHEHDSGNTRTIDDDKTNRKIQVFFENKDYDELVTYEEKIKKKIITNDSDNFDMTYWNNVLLKIPFYKAKYILDDFHKTLSLMLSLNNQDEEHYRLQEHMDKADHPVREEEKENMNICYECKSPSLISLEQLGNDELHVFNSDEELEDRKKINEKILKKINVLNNENSSSNVTIYDETEKDKSRDKREYELNKMFRRDKEIYDSFVQREKKKGIKDEIIMKDMANYADITSTLRSSLLVTRKPLYFNRIKTSFDWNKYNKTHYDYENTPPKYICGYKFNIFYTNLLNKKEKPSWRLHPTEDESKVLIIFHAGVPYLDIAFKIVNAEWSYDKHRGFRNVFDKGILQLYFNFKKKRYRR; from the exons ATGAGAGGAAAGAGATACAGAGGGCATGATAACTATGAgcggaaaagaaaaaaaagaggcaTAGATAGAAACAGAGAAAGGGAGGAAGAAGGGATAAGTCATTCATCTGCATTGTACTCGGATGAATCCGCTGCTTCAATCGTAAGAGAAAAGGGAAggagaaaatattatacttcTAGTGACTATTCGGACGAAGAAAATAAGACAAATAAACGTACAAGCAGGGTTCGTCGAGGGTCATCACATGACAGATATGAGAGTAGCAGTTGTAGTAGTAACAGCAGTTATAGTAGTAACAGCAGTGATAGTAGTAACAGCAGTGATAGTAGTAGTGGTAGTGAGAGTGGTAGTGGTAGTAGTATTCGTGGTAATGTAAGTggtagtaatagtagtatTCGTGGTAAGGCCAGTGGTAGTGGTAGTAGTATTCGTGGTAAGGCCAGTGGCAGGCGCAGTGACAGCAGCAGTGAAGACAGacagaaaaggaaaagaaagaacAAGGTACATGACCAGGAAAGAGAGAAAGAGAAACGAAGGAAGCATGCACGGAATAGAAAGAGAGGAGACGAGTTAGTGAAgagaggaaaagaaaaaagaaggaataaaaaagataaatgtaaagaaaaaaagaaaaaaaaaaaa aaggaaAGAATGagggaaaaggaaaaagataCAATGACTGTTAAGGAGCTAAAGagagaaagagaaaatttaatgaaacgACATTTCAACTACACGGATGAGTGTAATCCCTTTGGGGATGATTCCTTATCCACTCCCTTTGTatggaaattaaaaaataaatatgaaaaaataaaaaatgataacataatgaaaattacaaCAAATAGCTTACTACAAAATTGTGTCTCTAAAATTAGTGAAATTGAGGAGGTTAAAAAGAGAAGGGAGGAaagggaaaaagaaaaagcattACTAGAAGACTACAAACTACAATTAGAAAAGCAAAGAAATCAAATAAATGTTAAGGAGTATCTAGAGAAGgagcaaattttttttattaatcaaCATCTACAGTCATCCACGCATAGGATTACGCATAACATGCTGCTGCACTCGGACATCTTTAGACAAGCTGTTCATATAGTTGACCAACGTGATGTTCAGAATGTGTACGTGCCGCATTTTAGGACCCCCTTTTATGTTATCTTGGAAG gTTTAAAAAAGAGAGAGCTGCAAAATTGCACGAAACAAGTAAAACTATTTCTACAACATGACAAACTATTTAATGaagagaaatataataaatattggacttcacttctttttttttgtgaacattatttagaaaaaataaattcgcATGAACATGATTCAGGTAATACAAGAACGATTGATGATGATAAAACGAATAGAAAAATACAagttttttttgaaaacaaAGATTATGATGAGCTAGTCACATatgaagagaaaataaaaaaaaaaattattacaaacGATAGTGATAACTTTGATATGACTTATTGGAATAATGTACTGTTGAAAATTCCCTTTTATAAGGCAAAATATATCTTAGACGATTTTCACAAAACATTAAGTTTGATGCTCTCCTTGAATAACCAGGACGAAGAACATTACAG GTTGCAGGAACATATGGACAAAGCCGATCACCCTGTACGGGaggaggaaaaagaaaatatgaatatcTGCTATGAGTGCAAAAGCCCATCTTTGATATCGCTTGAACAGTTGGGCAATGACGAATTGCATGTTTTTAACTCGGATGAAGAGTTAGAagacagaaaaaaaattaatgaaaaaattttaaaaaaaataaatgttttgaATAATGAGAACAGTAGTAGTAATGTAACAATTTATGATGAAACAGAGAAAGACAAATCTAGGGACAAGCGAGAATACGAATTAAATAAGATGTTTAGAAGAGacaaagaaatatatgataGCTTTGTTCAGagagaaaagaagaaaggaATAAAAGACGAAATAATTATGAAGGATATGGCAAATTATGCTGATATAACAAGTACGTTAAGAAGTTCTTTACTAGTAACAAGAAAACCACTTTATTTTAATCGAATTAAAACATCCTTTGACTggaacaaatataataagacACATTATGATTATGAAAATACTCCTCCTAAATACATTTGTGGTTATAAGTTTAACATCTTTTACACAAATCTGTTAAACAAGAAAGAGAAACCATCGTGGAGATTACATCCAACAGAGGATGAAAGCAAagtgttaataatatttcacgCAGGAGTACCCTACTTAGACATTGcttttaaaattgtaaatgCTGAATGGTCCTATGATAAGCACAGGGGTTTTAGGAACGTTTTTGATAAGGGTATTTTACAGctctattttaattttaagaaaaaaaggtacAGGCGATGA
- the g-tub gene encoding tubulin gamma chain, putative encodes MPREIITLQCGQCGNQIGVEFWKQLCNEHNIDQEGILKNNNFLNEDRKDIFFYQADDEHFIPRALLFDLEPRVINSIQTSEFRNLYNPENMFISKEGGGAGNNWGCGYSQGHKVEEEIIDMIDREVDNSDNLEGFILSHSIAGGTGSGMGSYLLELLNDNYSKKMIQTFSVFPLLTNESSDVVVQPYNSILTLKRLILSTDSVVVIDNTSLNRIFVDKLKLNNPTFQQTNTIISNVMSASTTTLRYPGSMNNDMISLISSLIINPKCHFLVTSYTPITIEKHVSNVQKTTVLDVMKRLLHTKNIMVSVPVRRGMYISILNIIRGETDPTQVHKGLQRIRDRKLVNFIKWNPASIQVTLAKQSPHVVSTHKVCGLMMANHTSISTLFERCVTQFDRLFKRRAFLENYKKEPMFSSADGQGNFEEMESSKEITQNLIDEYKSAERDDYFNHTYL; translated from the coding sequence ATGCCAAGggaaataataacattacaGTGTGGTCAGTGCGGAAACCAAATAGGGGTCGAGTTTTGGAAGCAACTATGTAATGAGCACAATATTGACCAGGAaggaattttaaaaaataataattttttaaatgaagatagaaaagatatatttttttatcaagcAGATGATGAACATTTTATTCCGAGAGCATTACTATTCGATTTGGAACCTCGTGTTATTAATAGCATTCAGACAAGTGAATTccgtaatttatataatccagaaaatatgtttatatcaAAAGAAGGAGGTGGTGCTGGGAATAATTGGGGTTGTGGTTATAGTCAAGGACATAAAGTAGAAGAAGAAATTATAGATATGATTGATAGAGAAGTTGATAACAGTGATAATTTAGAaggatttattttatctcaTTCAATTGCAGGAGGTACTGGTAGTGGTATGGGTAGTTATTTATTAGAATTACTTAATgataattattcaaaaaagaTGATTCAAACATTTTCTGTTTTTCCATTACTGACTAATGAGAGTAGTGATGTGGTAGTTCAACCATATAATAGTATATTAACTTTAAAAAGATTAATTTTAAGTACAGATAGTGTAGTAGTTATTGATAACACTTCATTGAATAGAATCTTTgtagataaattaaaattaaataatccTACATTTCAACAAACAAATACTATTATATCTAATGTTATGTCAGCATCTACAACTACTTTGAGATACCCAGGTAGTATGAACAATGATATGATTAGTTTAATATcatcattaataataaatccGAAATGCCATTTCCTAGTAACGTCTTACACTCCAATCACTATTGAAAAACATGTGTCTAATGTACAGAAAACTACAGTATTAGATGTTATGAAAAGATTATTACatactaaaaatattatggtATCTGTACCAGTTAGAAGGGGTATGtatatttccattttaaaTATCATTAGAGGAGAAACAGATCCAACACAAGTACATAAAGGATTACAAAGAATTCGAGATAGAAAATTAgtcaattttattaaatggaATCCTGCATCTATACAAGTAACTTTAGCAAAACAGTCACCTCATGTTGTTTCAACACATAAAGTTTGTGGTCTTATGATGGCTAACCACACATCCATATCAACTTTATTTGAACGATGTGTTACTCAGTTCGATAGActttttaaaagaagagcctttttagaaaattataaaaaagaaccAATGTTTTCAAGTGCTGATGGGCAAGGAAATTTTGAAGAAATGGAATCCTCCAAAGAAATTACGCAAAATCTTATTGATGAGTACAAGAGTGCTGAACGAGATGATTACTTCAATCACACCTACTTATGA